Proteins encoded in a region of the Tubulanus polymorphus chromosome 10, tnTubPoly1.2, whole genome shotgun sequence genome:
- the LOC141912226 gene encoding apelin receptor-like: MDVTGQTGGGGGFVNTVTPTIAADNQTADALYDFYEICVAYVAPIFYIQGIVGNVFALVIFFKSKTVRRREIVDFLIPLALADLTFLIFGALINWLQRDMPHAVGGIEGIKTNILATPGACKVLSYIGWVGIAAGNWIVVLLTWERAVVMSAKHALLWLSRAKRLVALAAAVILSALLLIPVLVKYDIDDDGIFIECDYMVYGKLTDNLLTYLGPTLINVFVFMVPLAAVWIANTILVVHLCKKRRLEGAEEDDIAELTRRDEERKLVIQLIAIPTMFLIFTTPPTIFGIWFDWLQYEIDVNNRSDLAALDTLHIEGLNDFFSRLVYINNCLNWIVYIASLKWFREEARNICCPAKRSRNDSELAAPLVRDDAEITS; the protein is encoded by the coding sequence ATGGATGTAACCGGTCAAACAGGCGGTGGTGGTGGTTTCGTTAATACGGTAACCCCGACCATCGCAGCCGACAACCAAACCGCCGACGCCCTGTACGACTTCTACGAGATTTGCGTCGCCTACGTTGCGCCGATATTCTATATCCAAGGAATCGTCGGTAACGTTTTCGCGCTGGTCATCTTCTTCAAAAGTAAAACCGTCCGGCGCCGAGAGATCGTCGATTTCCTAATACCGCTAGCATTGGCCGATTTGACTTTCTTGATTTTCGGCGCTTTGATCAACTGGTTACAACGCGACATGCCTCACGCCGTCGGTGGAATCGAAGGCATCAAAACGAAcatactagcgacacctggcgcCTGCAAGGTGCTCTCCTATATCGGCTGGGTCGGCATCGCTGCTGGTAATTGGATCGTCGTTTTGTTGACATGGGAACGCGCGGTCGTCATGAGCGCTAAACACGCGTTGCTATGGTTATCGCGGGCCAAACGGCTCGTAGCCCTAGCCGCTGCTGTAATACTCAGCGCTCTGTTGCTCATCCCGGTCCTGGTCAAGTACGATATAGACGACGACGGGATCTTCATCGAATGCGACTACATGGTATACGGTAAACTTACCGACAACTTACTCACCTACCTAGGTCCGACTTTGATCAACGTGTTCGTGTTCATGGTGCCCCTAGCGGCCGTCTGGATTGCCAATACGATATTGGTCGTTCATTTATGCAAGAAACGACGGCTAGAGGGCGCTGAAGAGGACGATATAGCCGAATTGACGCGACGAGACGAAGAGAGAAAACTGGTCATTCAACTGATCGCGATTCCGACGATGTTTCTAATTTTCACCACTCCCCCGACGATATTCGGAATCTGGTTCGATTGGCTCCAGTACGAAATCGATGTAAACAACAGATCCGACCTTGCCGCACTGGATACCCTCCATATCGAAGGTCTCAACGATTTCTTTTCGCGACTGGTCTACATAAATAACTGTCTGAATTGGATCGTCTATATCGCCTCGTTGAAATGGTTCCGCGAAGAGGCGAGGAACATCTGTTGCCCGGCTAAACGGTCGCGCAACGACAGCGAACTAGCCGCGCCTCTTGTCAGAGACGACGCAGAAATAACAAGCTGA
- the LOC141912287 gene encoding uncharacterized protein LOC141912287, with protein sequence MAPAQRIISFLVTMLAVFSFSEVVHSSDIETTDVVSSCYNCYYHQTNQAAEEFIMDGIRSAGESNLKSSRHCQSASNTTGLTRDCQMSPYCVKVVTYQDKNNWLIRRFCGLHCEEGPDKNSPLTDVYCCKDQNCNGANGLEMATPLLAYPPLLTTFLLLPFL encoded by the exons ATGGCACCGGCTCAACggattatttcatttctggtCACCATGCTTGCAGTATTTTCTTTCAGTGAAG tCGTACACTCGTCCGATATAGAAACGACAGACGTCGTGTCCAGTTGTTATAACTGTTATTATCACCAAACGAATCAAGCGGCTGAAGAGTTCATCATGGACGGTATCAGATCAGCGGGCGAGTCTAATCTCAAATCGAGTCGACACTGTCAGTCAGCCAGCAATACGACAGGTCTTACACGAGACTGTCAGATGAGTCCTTATTGCGTC aAAGTGGTCACTTATCAGGACAAGAACAACTGGTTGATCAGGAGGTTTTGCGGACTGCACTGCGAAGAAGGACCCGATAAGAATTCACCACTGACCGATGTTTACTGTTGTAAAGATCAGAATTGTAATGGCGCAAATGGCCTCGAGATGGCGACACCGTTACTCGCGTATCCACCACTGCTGACGACTTTCCTGCTACTTCCGTTTTTATAA
- the LOC141911648 gene encoding uncharacterized protein LOC141911648 has translation MLSVENTETSSLNIEPSSTPLEGARCNEQTVATDDATSPEAPADLKDIGIDIADDSEENQPIPAAAVNDGDDSKLMTDSDKIRRKTGMKNPAFSREKSDVAADDTVNGEQPISIVESSANDDKILSVLREIVRKCTNADPMKRPSADEIVHMLKM, from the exons ATGCTTTCAGTG GAGAATACAGAGACCTCATCATTAAATATCGAGCCGTCATCTACGCCGCTAGAGGGCGCGCGCTGTAACGAGCAGACGGTCGCGACAGACGACGCGACTTCACCGGAAGCGCCAGCCGATCTTAAAGATATCGGTATCGATATAGCAGACGATAGCGAAGAGAATCAGCCGATACCTGCCGCAGCAGTGAACGACGGTGACGATTCTAAATTGATGACCGATTCGGATAAGATACGCCGGAAAACCGG AATGAAGAATCCCGCATTTTCTCGAGAAAAATCGGACGTCGCCGCAGACGACACCGTTAACGGCGAACAGCCAATTTCTATCGTCGAATCTTCGGCAAATGACGACAAGATATTAAGTGTG CTCAGGGAAATAGTACGCAAATGTACGAACGCCGACCCGATGAAGAGACCTTCCGCCGACGAAATAGTTCACATgctgaaaatgtga